In a genomic window of Candidatus Gorgyraea atricola:
- a CDS encoding chorismate synthase: MLRFLTAGESHGEALVGILEGMPSGLKVDKVFIDNELKRRQQGHGRGNRMKIENDHAKILSGLKTSLTIGSPIAILIENKDCSIDKLPDVKNVRPGHADLVGILKYGFKDARPVLERSSARETAMRVAIGAICKLLLQGFKIRLSSHVTMIGGAESKDKMKERIDSATAKKDTLGGQFEVVIKDVPVGLGSYAHSDRRLDARLAAAIMSIPAIKAVEIGSGIESAKKLGSNVHDEIFYSKAKGIYRKTNNAGGIEGGVSNGEDIIVRGYMKPISTLMKGLNTIDISTKEAVKAATERSDVCAVPAAGVIGESVAAFVIANALLEKFGGDSVLEIKRNYEGYLSSLKS, encoded by the coding sequence ATGCTAAGATTTTTAACTGCTGGTGAATCACATGGTGAAGCGCTTGTTGGTATTTTAGAAGGCATGCCTAGTGGGCTAAAGGTAGACAAGGTCTTTATAGATAACGAACTCAAACGTCGTCAACAGGGCCATGGACGTGGTAACAGGATGAAGATAGAGAATGACCACGCAAAGATCCTGTCCGGATTAAAAACTAGCCTCACTATTGGCAGCCCCATAGCCATTCTCATAGAAAATAAGGATTGTTCAATAGATAAACTGCCTGATGTAAAAAATGTGCGGCCTGGCCATGCAGACCTTGTAGGGATTTTAAAATATGGTTTCAAAGACGCCCGTCCTGTGCTTGAACGCTCATCTGCCAGAGAAACAGCCATGCGTGTTGCAATAGGTGCAATCTGTAAACTGCTTTTGCAGGGATTCAAGATACGCCTGTCAAGCCACGTCACAATGATAGGCGGCGCTGAGTCAAAAGATAAGATGAAAGAAAGAATAGATAGCGCAACTGCTAAAAAGGATACGCTCGGCGGGCAATTCGAGGTTGTAATAAAAGACGTGCCAGTAGGCCTGGGCAGCTACGCGCATAGTGACAGGCGGTTAGATGCAAGGCTCGCCGCAGCCATCATGTCCATCCCAGCTATCAAGGCAGTTGAAATCGGCAGCGGCATTGAATCCGCGAAAAAACTCGGCTCAAACGTGCACGACGAGATATTTTACTCCAAGGCAAAAGGCATTTACAGAAAGACAAACAATGCCGGAGGCATTGAAGGCGGCGTATCAAATGGCGAAGACATAATCGTGCGCGGCTACATGAAGCCCATAAGCACCTTGATGAAAGGGCTAAACACAATAGATATCTCTACAAAAGAAGCAGTAAAGGCAGCCACAGAGCGTTCTGATGTATGCGCTGTTCCCGCGGCAGGAGTAATAGGTGAATCAGTTGCTGCATTCGTAATAGCTAATGCCTTGCTTGAAAAATTCGGCGGGGATAGTGTTCTAGAAATAAAAAGGAATTACGAGGGATATTTATCCAGCCTAAAATCTTAA
- a CDS encoding shikimate kinase, translating into MKNVVLVGFMGTGKTVVAKRLAEKLKREFLELDAIIEKREGMSIKDIFEKKGEPYFRELEKEVVKASSQKQDLVISAGGGAIIDEENFNTLKPNSIIICLQASPDTIMQRTKGNVCRPLLNVSDPKKRIEELLAKRAPYYKKANHCVPTDNLTIDQVVDQISKLLA; encoded by the coding sequence ATGAAGAATGTTGTGCTGGTTGGATTTATGGGGACTGGGAAGACTGTGGTGGCAAAGAGGCTTGCGGAGAAGCTGAAGAGGGAATTTCTGGAGCTGGATGCGATCATTGAGAAGAGAGAGGGCATGTCCATTAAGGATATATTCGAGAAAAAGGGTGAGCCATACTTCAGGGAGCTTGAGAAAGAGGTCGTGAAAGCATCGAGCCAGAAACAAGACCTTGTAATATCTGCAGGCGGCGGCGCAATAATAGATGAAGAGAATTTCAATACCCTTAAGCCAAATAGCATTATAATCTGCCTCCAGGCCTCACCTGACACAATAATGCAGCGTACAAAAGGCAATGTCTGCCGCCCACTCCTAAACGTGTCAGACCCAAAGAAGAGAATAGAAGAGCTCCTAGCAAAACGAGCCCCCTATTACAAAAAAGCAAACCACTGCGTCCCCACTGACAACCTCACCATAGACCAGGTAGTCGACCAGATCTCAAAACTCCTTGCATAG